From one Magnolia sinica isolate HGM2019 chromosome 18, MsV1, whole genome shotgun sequence genomic stretch:
- the LOC131233494 gene encoding uncharacterized protein LOC131233494 produces the protein MGTCATKPRENILESLPSENSPNENSNSTKQEPKAVQGDPPVVDEKVDAGENQAVENAIKEEPLVDLSDPKPDAPKFDGEVTAKLTTAITDLVSEIGMSNAVVLSDPAKNSDEPKKVSEVDHVEVKKTADLAPVSATTVTAAPVSATPATVAPVSATPVTAAPVAPVAATPVTAAQVAPVAATPVTAAPVAPVAATPVTAAPVAPVAATTVKAAPAAPVSATTVKAAPAAPVSATTVTAAPVAPVAATTVKAAPVAPVSATTVTAAPVAPVAATTVKAAPVATVSATTVTAAPVSATKATATNTAEKSA, from the exons ATGGGCACATGTGCGACAAAGCCTAGAGAAAATATTCTTGAGTCGCTGCCCAGTGAGAATTCGCCCAATGAGAATTCAAACAGCACAAAGCAGGAGCCGAAAGCTGTCCAAGGCGATCCTCCCGTCGTAGAT GAGAAAGTCGATGCAGGCGAGAACCAAGCTGTAGAAAATGCAATCAAGGAAGAGCCATTGGTAGATCTTTCAGACCCAAAGCCTGATGCCCCCAAATTCGACGGAGAAGTGACAGCCAAATTGACAACTGCTATTACAGATCTAGTTTCTGAGATAGGTATGTCGAACGCAGTTGTTTTATCAGACCCAGCGAAGAATTCGGATGAACCCAAGAAGGTCTCAGAAGTCGATCATGTTGAGGTGAAGAAGACTGCAGATCTTGCCCCAGTGTCTGCAACCACGGTGACAGCAGCCCCAGTCTCTGCAACCCCAGCGACAGTGGCCCCAGTTTCTGCAACCCCAGTGACAGCAGCCCCAGTGGCCCCAGTTGCTGCAACCCCAGTGACAGCAGCCCAAGTGGCCCCAGTTGCTGCGACCCCAGTGACGGCGGCCCCAGTGGCCCCAGTTGCTGCGACCCCAGTGACGGCGGCCCCAGTGGCCCCAGTTGCTGCAACCACAGTGAAAGCAGCCCCAGCGGCCCCAGTTTCTGCAACCACAGTGAAAGCAGCCCCAGCGGCCCCAGTTTCTGCAACCACAGTGACAGCAGCCCCAGTAGCCCCAGTGGCTGCAACCACAGTGAAAGCAGCCCCAGTGGCCCCAGTTTCTGCAACCACAGTGACAGCGGCCCCAGTGGCCCCAGTTGCCGCAACCACGGTGAAAGCAGCCCCAGTGGCCACAGTTTCTGCAACCACGGTGACAGCAGCCCCAGTTTCTGCAACCAAGGCGACAGCGACAAACACTGCGGAAAAAAGTGCATGA